The window ttaggtacaattgtatttattaataaatatccTATCAGATCAACGCGCAGTACACTTTGTTTAGAAaaaccccaacaacaacaacctcatTTTGctatccattttattttttggacaaattaCACTGCTTCTtagaaatgtacattttacatttatgttgcaaaagttaaaaaaaaaataaaaaatgtctgatATATTATTCATAGGCAAGACACCGTGACACGGCAGTTTTATTAGAATGTCTATAACGCATTTCACACATTGGGACACCTGCACCCCACAAAAAACAAGTCTGGAGCATGACTAagcaaaaaaatctcaagaaaaATCCGTCCTGTATGAAAAGTgaactgagattttttttaacaggattattttgtgttgatgaAAGACCACAACCGATGATCAAATGTTTTCATGCGTGTTTTGCACCGAATGACTCATTCAAAAGtgtgatttttgtttgaaaatcctTAGTGAATTATCTTTAGTTGACCTCAAttgattttttgtgtgccttaGGTTATTTCTCCTTATCTTTATTGTTTAGTTTGGGGTTTTGTCGAATTgtcgtttgattttttttcaataatggtGAATGTTAATAAGCAAAGATGGAAACTTTTAATTGATGTCTGATGTTCCAATGCTGTGATTGTTAAAAGCagagttttaatttaaaaaaaatgtaaaaagtgcgATTTTTGTCAGTGGTGTTCTGTAGAAAAGTTGAAGCTCGCCTCGCTCTTCCGGTGTCGTAAGGCGACTGCAGCGGATGTTGATATTTTGTTTGCGAGACTGTCGCTGAGAGATGTGAACTATCGTCTTCGGGACGGCTCGCTTGTCTTCGCTTTTGTCAAATTCGCAATCGGAGGGCAGCCGCTTCCCGGTGAGCCCAGCGGCATCGTGTCCGTCGCGGTGGCATCTCCACCGGGGAGCGCGGCGCTTCGCCTCCGGGCCGTGCGTGCGATGATGGAGGACTTTGACGAAATctacgaggaagaggaggaggaagaggaggacgaggacaGGGCCGCGGAGGAGCAGCTCCTTAAGTACGCTCCGGACCCGGTGGTGGTGCGAGGCTCCGGACGCGTCACGGTGTAAGTGGCCGACGAGGTCGGCTGGCATTGGGGGGAGAGTTCAAACGTTGTCGCGTGACGATGAGCGAGTGTGCGGGGCTGCTAACCGGATGCTAACTGATTAGCAGCGGTCTGTGGGAGAGCTTAGCCTGTTAGCTCCTCTGTTAGCCGCAAGCTAACATTAAGAGTATAAACAGcatttacatatttatgtcTGTTTTAAGGACATGAACTCTCTTATGTGTCCGTTTTCTGTTTGTTTATACTAATGTCAATCATTTAAAATCGTCCTGTcttgacttttgtttgtttcactCTTTGCACTGGTTGCACGCTTCTACTGAATTTAATCCTTCTGATTTTACGGTTGGGTGATCTATTCGCTTAAAACCTTCTTAATCTGACTATCACATGACTAttcattaattcaatttaaaaaaaatcccttgaAAGGTGAATTAAAGACAGGGTGCTGAAGTAAACGAAAGATTAAATaagagtttgttttttaaactaatgAGACTGTACATCTTACGTTTTCCAGGAATAAATCGTCACTGTTATAAAAGCacataatttaaacattttcatactcgtgtGAAAAGTTGACTACTCCATCTTATAATAAAACTAACTTGATAACATTATTGGATTCTGCTTTACTTAATTTTCTATAAACAGTTTCTGTAAACGGTAAACATCCATTATTCATTGGGCATTTGCTATAGACTGCCTTGCACAGTGTTCTGACATCATGAATGATGTTTCTGAATTTTGAGCAAAAAAGTGGCAGGATTCTACATTGAACgtaaatgttgtttgacttaaaatgttcaagtcaacttaaaaaaaacatgattctaTAGTAGCTGCTCATTGCCACATTCTGATTTCCCCTTTATTCCACAGGTTTGGACTTAGCAACAAATTTGAATCAGAGTTTCCTTCAGCGCTTACAGGGAAGGTGAGTATCAATGTAAAATGCATTGTCTAATAAGTATGTATTCTTATTTCCATTGTTGCAGTATAATCGATGCATGCGTCTCGTCGCTCTGTCAGGTGGCACCCGAGGAGTTCAAAGCCAGCATCAACCGTGTGAACAGCTGTCTGAAAAAGTCGCTGCCGGTGAACGTGCGCTGGCTCCTGTGTGGCTGCCTGTGCTGCTGCTGCACGCTCGGCTTCAGTTTGTGGCCTGTGATTTGTCTCAGCAAGCGGGTAATGCATCGGCACCACGCACAAATGGCACCCAAACATCGCGTCAGCCTCACCGAAGCACGCTTGCATTGTTGTCTTCCAGACAAGAAGATCTATAGAGAAACTTCTAGAGTGGGAGAACAGCAGACTGTACCACAAGGTGTGTAgaacttatttttcatttatagtATGGGGATGTAAGATACAATCTCATATTTTGGTTTATGTTCACATCCTTTCATtgtttctttacaaaaatattacttCAGTCCAACTTttttgcttctctttttttaaattcttgtaTTTTATTAAGTGATTGTTTTTCAAATATGGCTGAGTGGTTATGGAGAAAAGAAtgaatattttgattttattttaactcattcactgccattgacgtctatagacgtcaaaaattcattttaactatctctagtttaacatttgtttccactttttttaacaaaattatgaaaacctagaattttttttttgtattagaacagatataaaatttgtgattaatcgtgagtcaactagtgaagtcatgcgattaattacgtttaaaaattacgacgcccctaatttttaataattttttctttaaaaaaatattaaaaggatttttttttttttgaaaaggttattaaaaattaggggaatcaggtgattaaaattagtaatagtaattaatggcatgactcatggttaactcatgattaatcacaaattttatatctgttctaaatgtacaaaaaaatctaggttttcatactcttgttaacaaaaatggaaaaaaatgtaaataaaaatagttaaaatgaatttttgacgtctttagccgtgaatggcagtgaatgagttagaaaACGGGATTATTCatggatttaaattttttgtatttattcaactttaaaagaacaaccataaaaatacattagtatcaaaataaaataataaactaataatatataaaaatggcAATAAATATTGGCTGTTCTTGCTGTGCGCGCCTTGGCCtgttaggggcagtgtggtgccatgcaAGCATGGGCTACACAGTTAAGAAACAGAAGAGGAACATTGTGACTATTGTTCTGAGTGTTCATGCAGCGCTTCTGTCTGAATATTCATTATTCAAGGAAATCTCACTTCAGGAACTTGATGCTGATTTTCTATTAGCCTGTCAATTGGATTTTACATTtactgttagcattagcgcaaGCAACAGGCACTAACAAACACTCTGCACTGTTTGGCACATTATTTTATGATCATGAGAAGCCAAACCGCAATCACGGTTGTATCTTGATTAACTGCCCAGCCCTATTTTCACCCAGTTATCAtttgtctaaaaataaataaataccagaaCGGATTTGCTCTGTTTCTTCCTTATTTACATCTAGCAAAATACTAGCCGCTAAGCTAGTAGGGAGGAAGCCACCACTGTCTGACGTTATCGTTGAGCCTTAAATGTCTGCTCTGGTGTCCTGtattaatatgtatatatttatttttttgtatctgtttgcaGCTGTGTTTGCATTGGAGACTGAACAAAAGAAAGTGTGAATCCAACAACATGATGGAATATGTAAGTGATTTTTCGTTACTAAtgattttttgtgattaattaatcaattaacgctttaactttgacatcaCTAAAGTTATCTTTCTCACACAAGCTGTTTGAAAAATCGACTTGTTTCTCCTGTCGTTAGGTAATCCTAATAGAATTCCTACCGAAGATCCCCATCTTCAGACCCGACTAGCCGATCTTGACAGCCGTCGCCATCCGAGCTGCCGCCGAACTTTCCTCCAGAATCACtcgcaagtttttttgttttgttttgtttacagggCAACATCTGCCCtctatgttttctttttggacGACTTCTTCGCCTTTTGGTTTACAAGTCCAGCCTCCTAATGAGTGGATTCCGGGCAAGCTCCCGTTCCGCGGATCTGGCGGCGGTTTGGATTTCAGGACTGGCGCAGGAAACGGGAATCTTGGAACATCCTTTCTCCCGCACGTTTCCGGACTGGAGCACGGCGTGACCATGATGACAGGAACACTGTTCGAAGCTTGGCGAGCGTCGAGCCACCAAATACACCCCAGTGCTTTGGAAGAGGACAAGTGGACGGACGGGAAGCTTCAAGTGTGTAGCAGGAAGCAACAGGCATCCTTGTGGTCGCCTTTCATCACGTCAGCACACTTGACTGTGCGTTGCTTGAACACAGAGACAATCACACAGTCGTGACTGGCTGCACTCCACATTCTGGGACAGCGTATGCCTCGCCCtgagttgccatggcaacgggTAAAGAGGCCAATAGTGATGAAGGGATgaccttttttctcttttttttttacatttttggtcaACAGACAAACTTTGTGACATCacatcacagattttttttttctttctgaaaggcagccttctgtttttttttccaattcctCTTTTGCCAAACATGTCTTAATGCCCttgctttctttttgttttaagtgtGTGTGACATGTTGCAATAGGgcggaacctccaaagtcaaacacTTGTTGTCTAAAATGTACAAGGCAAGGATTTTCttacacttaactcattcattcccagccattttcactgaagcaacccccttcgctcccggctgttttactggattttgactgatttcgcaaggcccaccgAATATTGCTATatagtgttctattgctataaaaacatggaacctaccaaaagaaagattagagtctcttctttcaacaggaaaaaaaagtatatttctatctgttgcCGTTTTGCAGcatcatcaatattcacaaatctgtttagaactgttgggaaatgagcttgttgcaacatggccctggttgatctcttatattctgccgccacctgctggccgtttttgtaatcactaccatttcttcaaccgttctttgcagttgagaggctgcatcaaagccttctgtatgctcgagcattaaaaaaaacgtataaatacgtctttgggacactgaaaacacatttatatgttttggggagcaaatgagttgactGCCATATAGGAATGAAGATAAGTTAACTGtaaaagaacaataaaataaaatactcaccCTTTGGATAATACCTTGAAGACTAAGACTACATTTATAAATACTAAAGGGCATGATACCCAAATAGGATTTGTTTTGGTTAAATctgatctttttatgtacttgttcacgtgacaaaaagaaaaaagtgacttCTAATGTGAACGGAATGTGTCTGAAGAGACATGCATGCGCACAGAACACtacaaacatttattcaatAACATTGACAGCTTTCCATACGTCTCaccaaataaaaagcaaaaaacttGTGGAGGACGATTGGGGTAACGTCTTCCAATTGTACATTTTGATTTCTTTTTCGACTTTGGAGCTTCCAACTGCTTTTAGCGCGTAGTCATGTGTCAACTGTAAAAGCACAGTATGGATGTGTTCCTTCATATGGCCTTCTCCTTGTTACTTTCGAACCCTGAGGGAGGATTACATCTGTGAGTGTGGCCCAAATGAGGAAAatcaagatttttattttttttattttttgagtagCCAATTACTAAATATGGCTAAACTCGGTAACAAGCTGCTTGTTTTCAGTTGTAGTTTACAACTCGCTAAGCGGAGATTCCCACAGctgtcattttgtttcattacaTTTTGGAAATGTCCCACATTAAAGACTTCCTGTTTAAACACATTCTGTGACGAGGTACTGCTAGTGAATAAAGGTTTACTTTTGACAAGATTCCTAAGTAAGGATGGGCATTTGGCTACTTTTTCTAGGTAATGGACAAAATCAttgttataataaaataataagaaattgTATCAGTCAACAATGAGTTCCACACAGTATACAGGGTTCGGTTAATTTTTCGTTGATGCCCATCCCTACTTGGAACTAAGCCGTGTGCGGATGTGGGTCACACTCAGGGGATTATCATGgatcattaacaaaaatgtagcacAGTCAGGGTATTCTCTATGGTTATACCACAGTActtgaatatttgttttatagtGTTATTACCCCCGACTTTTTCCCTTCCCGCTGTTCCACTTTAATGAAAGAAGTAAACACATACCACcactttgtgttgttttatatcTACTGCACATTCACTGTTCATTGCCTGGTCATGTGTAGAATTGAAGTGaggtttttaaatgtgtttagcTGGAAATGAAATAAGTGGAAAAAaggcaattttcatttttttaatgactgaaatacaaatgtcacatatttttatgtatacgcaacattcattttgaagttttactTCATCTTCCAtttgtttttgacttttttgttttgttttttgcaatatCACAATGTTATTCAAAGTAAAGACCATTTATCTTTATGTGCTGGGCCGGATCTGGCCCCggaccttgagtttgacacgtCAATAGACTCACAGCggtggccaaccctggtcctcgagagccacaatccagcctgttttccatgtttctctcccctaacacacctggttcatgatcaggatcgttattaggctcctgattagctgatcattagattcagctgcgctgcaggagggaaacatggaaaacaggctggattgtggctctcgaggaccagggttggccacccctgcGAGAGCATTCTAATCAGTATTTAGACTACTGGATATGCATggttggaatttttttattttttttaagtaatataatatataactcTTCACACGTTCATTTCcagctaaacaaaaaaaaaaatcacttccaaCTCATGACTAAAAGCTGAATCACTTTTAGCTTAACTATGTCATTACGAGGTCATGAGCGAACtaaatatcatatatatatatatatataatatttgtgcAGCGTGGACACATGGTATAATAGTATGCAAATGTTCTCTGTTGATCTCAGACTGTGATTTTGAAACCCGCACAGACTTTTCCGATAATTttgtttgcgtgcgtgtgtgtatgtgtgttttggaGAGAAATGTATATCCGTATGTATGATAATGAATAATAAACTACCAGGACAACAGGTCACGGACATCTTCCTTTGTAAAGTAAGTTTGGAGCTGAGATTCTACGGGGCAAACTAACTACTGTACAACAATTTTTCAAggcacttgcaaaaaaaaaaaaaggcaaaatattaGGACCAGCTAGTAGACCGATGTGGCTATTAATTGGTCACATCAACTTTATTGTTGATAAAtgcaatggttaaaaaaaaaacttgccattTTTATTGACGGAATTCAGACTGGGTCAACACGGCCTCTTCACATTacatgttgctgttgttgtttgtttagtttctAATCAAATCCACAATGGTCTTGATTCCACTTTGACTGCTGAGCAGCTTGTCCAATAGTTTCATATATTCCGGGCCGTCTTGATCGAGGACAGAGGTCAGATCAATGGATCCATTGATACGGGTCGACCCGGTGTCTTTTGAAGCTGATTTATCTGGACAAAAacctagcaaaaaaataaaaaaagagtcagTACATACAGTATCACTTCAATATGATTTAATAATAGCTGCTAACAGATTGAAAGCTAATAGTTTGTTTTTCTAGCTGGTTAAGCTCaacctatatatcccaaaagATAGTTATAGGGCTTGTGGTAGaaatagcaaaagaaaaaaataattaattaaataaagttttttttttttttttttcgatttctAAAATGTATCATTAAACGGTACAGTCTACCTCTGTCCTGTGCCGCACTTGGTTATTAGAAAGTCTTTTTTGAGGGGATTTGGCCAATCGAGAAGCCATCACAtactagttaaaaaataaataaacaaatcaggCAAATGTTCTCACCTTTGTCTGGATCCAGGATGGTGGGCGAGGGTAAATTCAGGCATGCCACCTGCCTCTTAAACTCTTCCATCTCAGCACTCGTCACGTTGGCTCTCTTGGCTGGTAAACACAAGCGAAAGTCAGCATGTGTTGTGCTTTCATTAATAACTTaattaaactaattaattaaactgATCTCCGCTCAAGTTAACTTTTGACAGCTTTAAAATGTAAGCACTTATTTTCGGTAGCTTCAACATGACACAACCATGCGTGTCAGCCATATTTGTGGAATGtgtgagttatttatttattactttgaaCTTTTTGCGATACTACGGTGCCCTGAACTAGTTGCAAAACACAACatcaaataaacacaacagcaaatgaaaaaaacatttaaaaaattaacaactCTAAAATAGTCTTCAAAacatttaccactagatggcagacatgactTAGTAGCGCGTACACTGCCCTTTACGACAACGTGAGTAAGACCTAGTAATAACTTTTTGTGGACgtggaatgatatgcaggacgACGCTGTACCTCAATAATACTAAAATTTGAGTGAATTGATTTTTGTGgggaaataaatgcaaaaaaaatgagtccTTGCACTTAATGCTAGcttgctgttcagcagtttaGTGCCACCCTTGAAtgttaggggtgggaatctttgaatgtctcacaattcgattttataacgatttttgggtgtgcgattcgattttTGATTGAGAACGATTttggattcaaaatgatttgattgacaatgatttttgcttcaatttaaagatgttcaaggaatcgtaatgatctactcccgtctgactcgctaatgctaattagcgcgctactcgcggcatttttatcactcaaaagaacagctccacgctgcaaaaaaaaacaacttttattggaataacttgatcgtgactttttccttctactcagtatcagtgtatcagaccgcatggaaccacactgcccctaagtggccaaattgggtacaacatgaacagcgctcccaataaaggcacacacaaacaaagggaagacggtataaaataatttaaataaaatcaattttgggacatttaaaatcgattctgattcgtactaaatgagaatcgcgattcttatgagaattgattttttggcacacccttaTTCAAACctgaaaaagtttttatttttatttttattgggaTGCCGTTCAAATAGCAACAAAACCAGTGGCAGCAAAACCAGGGGGCAACTGAAGGCTCAACCCcccccaacattttttgcccgccttTTTGCTCCTGTTGCCACGTTTTCCCACCCCTTATTCATTGCACTTGAGCCGATGTTGCTTATCAGTAGTTTCGTGAAGCAGCCCATCAATgtgatttaacatttttgaacaTGGTTTCCGTTTTAGTTGTTTGTCTTACTCAGAAGCTGCATGCCCCTGTACGTGCTTCCTCCATATGTATAATTGGACAGAAGAAGGAGGCAGTCAGGGCAGCTGGTCGTCAGGAGAACCTCGATCGCAGGGATGGGTCGCTCtgatgcaaacacacaaaagacacaatgtttgtttgcattttttttcgtTAGCGcaaactacaacaaaaaaaaagagagaacatgATCAATATGAGTGTTGGCAGTTCACCCATGTGGAGAGTGTTGTTGACCAAGGTCACCTTAGAAGTGATACGGTGGCAACGGCCCAAactaaaataacacacacacatataaaagtccataatagaacacaatcaggttattcaaaatataaaagcaaacacaaaccaaatttactgtacattttttggACTTGAAACATAAAGAAGTCACTCTGATTGGCAAAgtagagtttcccccataggttTTGCACAAGCATCTTTGTCAAAAGTTTGGATCCTGGCATGTTGGTGCTTTCTGCCACGTACCTCCACACACCCACAAACTGCAGCACAGGACATTTGCACACAATGCGTCATGTGCATTGACTCGACGGTGGGGGTCGGCGAATCTTACCTGGCTGCGACTTTGGATCTGCAACTGCCGGGTCAACGAGTCGCAGTCGGCCACAGGAGCCGAGAGGCCCGCGGGCAGAAGCGCGGCGGCGAGAATTAAGAAAAGCATTTGTGGCTCGCGTGGAGATGTTGGAGCCGCTCGAACAACAATGTTCTCAGCTCTATACAAGCACATATCAAAGTTCAACACTTTGTTTAcacatgttttgtatttgagccaaaacatataaacaagTGGTGTCAAACAAACGGCCAGGGGGCCAGAACCGGCCCACCGGGgggtccaatctggcccgtgaggacacaatacaaacagcattttttttcattacaattaaatgttgttgctaattttgtccactggagggcgcaCTGACGTCACTTAAATGACATTGTGACATTTGGCTGTTAATCGGATTTGATGCAAATATTTTgccctcttttaaaaaaaaataaaaatctgaatattcTGCAATAAGATACCGGTAATgataaatgtgaatatttttaagAATGTACTTGCAattatttgcacacacacagcgGTTTAATTAGACAGAAGATGGATGCAGTCAGAGCAGTTGGTCGTCAGGAGAACTTGGGTAGCAACATCGCGCTCTaaagcagggttattatagttttggaatttctcattttagttagttttgatttcgttttggtctttaaatttagttagttttctaATTAAGTTTCAAGGtagttctgttagttttttattaattttagtgattccataaatgcttagttttagttactttcagtatttagttaaaaaaaagtgtattacttgtgcgcaatatatatatatttttttttaaaaaacaccatgggggcaacgtcatctgaagttgcttttctattggctgttgctagagacgtcacttttgtgtgacacacgttccaaatgtccttattgcggttaatatcaaaattaatctacttaaaatcacatcaaAAATCATCCACAAAGGTACatgcattaaatttattaccaaagactaaaacgaaagacatttttgttataattagttagttatagttagttttgtaaatataaaatgtagtttcagttagttttcgtttttaaaaaagcattttcgtttttattttatttcgttaacaaaatcgttttttgaatttttgtttaatgttttcgttacctaaaataaccttgctctaaagcaaacacacaaaagagaCAATAT of the Vanacampus margaritifer isolate UIUO_Vmar chromosome 7, RoL_Vmar_1.0, whole genome shotgun sequence genome contains:
- the LOC144055329 gene encoding cysteine-rich hydrophobic domain-containing protein 2 isoform X1 — encoded protein: MMEDFDEIYEEEEEEEEDEDRAAEEQLLKYAPDPVVVRGSGRVTVFGLSNKFESEFPSALTGKVAPEEFKASINRVNSCLKKSLPVNVRWLLCGCLCCCCTLGFSLWPVICLSKRVMHRHHAQMAPKHRVSLTEARLHCCLPDKKIYRETSRVGEQQTVPQAVFALETEQKKV
- the LOC144054981 gene encoding uncharacterized protein LOC144054981, with the protein product MFGSCDPLTGPNRCNSKVATRAENIVVRAAPTSPREPQMLFLILAAALLPAGLSAPVADCDSLTRQLQIQSRSQFVGVWRYVAESTNMPGSKLLTKMLVQNLWGKLYFANQSDFFMFQVQKILGRCHRITSKVTLVNNTLHMERPIPAIEVLLTTSCPDCLLLLSNYTYGGSTYRGMQLLTKRANVTSAEMEEFKRQVACLNLPSPTILDPDKGFCPDKSASKDTGSTRINGSIDLTSVLDQDGPEYMKLLDKLLSSQSGIKTIVDLIRN
- the LOC144055329 gene encoding cysteine-rich hydrophobic domain-containing protein 2 isoform X2, with product MMEDFDEIYEEEEEEEEDEDRAAEEQLLKYAPDPVVVRGSGRVTVFGLSNKFESEFPSALTGKVAPEEFKASINRVNSCLKKSLPVNVRWLLCGCLCCCCTLGFSLWPVICLSKRTRRSIEKLLEWENSRLYHKLCLHWRLNKRKCESNNMMEYVILIEFLPKIPIFRPD